The following DNA comes from Mycobacterium sp. MS1601.
CTGCCGTCGAGCACCGTGGAATCCAATGATGCTTACCGGCGCAGCCAGCAACGCGACGAGAAACGCGCACTCGCGTCGGCGGCGCTGGAGTTCATCCAGCCTGGCCACACCGTGATGCTGGATGATTCGACCACTGTGCTACCGCTGCTGGACATGCTGACCACCAAGGCTCCACTGACCGTGGCCAGCAACAGCCTCAGCGTCATCAACGGCCTGGTGGCCGCCGAGGAGGTGGAACTCGTCCAGCTCGGCGGCGAGTTCCGCGCCTGGTGCAACGCATTCATGGGGCAGATGACGCTGGACTCCATCGCGGCTCTGCATGCCGACGTGCTGATCATGTCGACCTCGGCAGTGACGGGCAACGCCTGCTATCACCAGCGTCAGGACACCATTTCGGTGAAGCGGGCGCTGATCGCGGCGGCCGAGTCCCGGGTGCTGGTGGTCGACCACACCAAGTTCGAGCGGCGTGCACTGTTCAAACTGTGTGCGCTGTCCGACTTCGACCACATCGTGGTCGATTCCGCGACGCCGGAGTCCACGATCGACGGGCTGCGCCAGCAACACGGCAGCGTCACCGTGGCACCGGGCGCGAATTGACGCTGGGATGGCATGATCCAATAAGTTAAATCAAACACCGATAATGTTATTTTTGACATGAGCAGTGCAGGCCGCTGCGCTGATGACACAGGGAGAACACCAATGCGCGCAGCCGTCTTCTACGGCCCCGGCGACCTGCGGATCGAGGACGTCCCCACCCGCAACCCCGAAGCCGGTGAAGTCGTCGTCGAGGTGCACGCCGCCGCCACCTGCGGCACCGACCTCAAGGCCTACCGCCGCGGACACCACAAACTGTTCAAGAGCTTCCCGGCGCCGTTCGGCCACGAGTTCGCCGGCGTGGTCACCCGCGTGGGCGCCGGCGTCACCGACTTCGAACCCGGCATGCGAGTGGTAGCCGCCAACACCGCACCCTGCGGGGGCTGCTGGGCGTGCAAGGCAGGCCGGCTGAGCCTCTGCGAGAACCTCGAGTTCCTCAACGGCGCCTTCGCCCAGGAAGTCGTGATTCCCGCGGCCATCGTGCGGCGCAATACCTATCAGATAGCGGACACCACCTCGTTCGCCTCAGTCGCCCCGCTGGAACCACTGGCCACCGTGGTGCACGGAATGTACGTCAGCGGAATCGAACTCGGTGACGTCGTCGCCGTCAACGGCGCCGGTCCGATCGGCCAGATGTTCATCCGACTCGCGACCCTGCGCGGCGCGCACGTCATCGCCGTCGACCAGTCGCCGTTCCGACTCGAGGCCGCCAAGAAGATGGGCGCCAAGGAGATCATCGACATCTCCACCCACCCCGGCATCGACGAGGTAGCCGCCGCCGTGCGTGCGCTCACCCCGTACGGCAAGGGTGCCGACGTGGCCATCGAGGCCGTCGGACTGCCCCAGGTCTGGGAGCAGACCGCCAAGTGCCTGCGCCCCGGCGGCAAGGCCGTGATGTTCGGTGGCCCGCCGGTGGGCGCCGAGTTCAAGCTCAACGCCAATGACATGCACTACTTCGAGTACACCGTCACCGGCGTGTTCCACCACGAACCGCTGTACGTCGAACGGGCGCTGCGGCTCATCGAGACCGGCCAGCTCAACGGCGAGGACCTGATCACCGAGGTGCGTCCACTGGACCAGCTGATCGACAGCCTCGAGGACATGGCCAAGGGCGTGGGCAGCAAGTATCTGATCGACCCCCGCCTGAATTAGTACCCTGACCCGGTGAGTGCAGGCGAGGTCCCCATCATCGGCGTCATCCGGCTCGGTCAGTTCCTGCAGGCCGCAGGGCTGATCGATTCGGGCGCCGACGCCAAGGCAGTGATCGCCGACGGGCTGGTGAGCGTCAATGGCGAAGTCGAGCGTCGCCGGGGTCGCCAACTGCGCCCCGGCGACGTCGTGGCCTACGCCGGCAGCAGTGCCCGCGTGATCGACGGCTGACTTCGCGCCGGTCAGACCTTCGCCTTCTCCATCCGGACCGGGTAGCCACGGCCCACCCGGCCAGTCAGCACGTCGCCGTCACGGCTAACCGAGCCGTTGCCGGAATCCAGCTCAGCGGAATCCTGCTCGCTCAGCCGTGTACGTGCGTCCTCCACGATGGCGAACTCCAGAGCCAGAAGCTCGTTGCTCATCAGCGTTTCAAAGGCCGAGTCCCAAGCCTGCGGCAGCTCAGGCACGGTGAGGGTCAAAAGGACGCGGTCCCCCACTTCGAGATCACCCCTACGACGGAATTCTTGGAGCTCACGGATGAGATCCCGAGCCCAGCCCTCGGCCTCCAACTCGGGGGTGACGTTGCCGTCCAGCACCACCAAGCCCGCACCGTCGGGCAGCGCCGCGGTGAACTCCGGGTCGGCGGCCACCAGTTTGGAGGTGTACTCCTCGGGCAACAACGTGGTGGGCCCGGCCGTCAGCGTGCCGTCCGAATTCACCACTCCCTCACCGGCTTTGACAGCCTTGATGGCGGCCTGCACGTCCTTGCCGATGCGCGGTCCCGCGACGCGGGCGTTGACGGCCAACTCGAACCGCCCGAAAGCGGCGATGTCATCGGTGAGCTCCACGGCCTTGACGTTCAGCTCATCGGCGATCAGATCGGTGAACGGTGCCAGCTGAGCCGGATCTTCCACCGCGACAGTCAGTTTGGGCAACGGCAGCCGTACCCGCAGTTTCTTGGCCTTGCGCAGCGACGAGCCGACCGAGGCCACCTGACGCACCTGGTCCATCGCCGCGACCAGGCGAGAGTCGTGCGGCAGTAGATCGGCGGCGGGCCAGTCGGTCAGATGCACCGAGCGTCCGCCGGTCAGGCCCTGCCAGATCTTCTCGGTGGCCAGCGGCAGCAGCGGCGCCGCCAGCCGCGAGGTGACCTCCAGAACGGTGTGCAGGGTGTCGATCGCGTCGGCGTCCTCTTCCCAGAACCGGCTACGCGAGCGCCGCACATACCAGTTGGTGAGTGCCTCGGTGAACTGCCGCAGCTGCTCACACGCCCCCGAGATGTCGCAGGTGTCCAGTGCCGGGGTGAGCCCGTCACGCAGTTCGGCGAGCTTGGCCAGGATGTAGCGGTCCAGCACGTGCGTCGAATCCGTGCGCCAGGTACCGACTTTCGGGGCGTACAGCGTCAGGAAGCTGTAGGCGTT
Coding sequences within:
- a CDS encoding zinc-dependent alcohol dehydrogenase: MRAAVFYGPGDLRIEDVPTRNPEAGEVVVEVHAAATCGTDLKAYRRGHHKLFKSFPAPFGHEFAGVVTRVGAGVTDFEPGMRVVAANTAPCGGCWACKAGRLSLCENLEFLNGAFAQEVVIPAAIVRRNTYQIADTTSFASVAPLEPLATVVHGMYVSGIELGDVVAVNGAGPIGQMFIRLATLRGAHVIAVDQSPFRLEAAKKMGAKEIIDISTHPGIDEVAAAVRALTPYGKGADVAIEAVGLPQVWEQTAKCLRPGGKAVMFGGPPVGAEFKLNANDMHYFEYTVTGVFHHEPLYVERALRLIETGQLNGEDLITEVRPLDQLIDSLEDMAKGVGSKYLIDPRLN
- a CDS encoding RNA-binding S4 domain-containing protein: MSAGEVPIIGVIRLGQFLQAAGLIDSGADAKAVIADGLVSVNGEVERRRGRQLRPGDVVAYAGSSARVIDG
- a CDS encoding DeoR/GlpR family DNA-binding transcription regulator — encoded protein: MNSPGQNGKAAARQEERHRLVTEAVMAAGSVAIEDLARMFDVSVMTIHRDLDRLETQNVLRKSRGVATALPSSTVESNDAYRRSQQRDEKRALASAALEFIQPGHTVMLDDSTTVLPLLDMLTTKAPLTVASNSLSVINGLVAAEEVELVQLGGEFRAWCNAFMGQMTLDSIAALHADVLIMSTSAVTGNACYHQRQDTISVKRALIAAAESRVLVVDHTKFERRALFKLCALSDFDHIVVDSATPESTIDGLRQQHGSVTVAPGAN